In Aeromicrobium wangtongii, the DNA window GCAGCGAGCTGGCGACCGACCAGAAGCTGCAGGAGGCGTTCGTGGCGCGCCTGGTGGACGAGTACGTGCAGCGAAAGGACATTCCGGAGTCGCTGCAGGAGCCGGTGACCTCCGCCCTGACCGACGTGACCCGCACGACGACCAACCAGCCGGGATTCGTCGAGGCGTGGGAGCAGACCCAGCGTGACCTGCACCGGTCGGCGTTCAAGGACGGCGACGGACCGCTGACCGTCAGCCTGCGCCCCATGGCCACCTTCGTGACGAGCCGGCTGGACCGCAACCTGCCCATCTCGCTGGAGGTGCCCGGCGAGGTGCGTGCCCAGATCGGCACGGCGCAGGACCGCGAACGGCTGGTGTGGGTGGAGCGGTCCCGGACGTGGTCGCTGCTGGGGCTCCTGGTCGTGCTCGTGGCCGCCACGGTGTCACTGGTCGCCGCGCGCAGCAGGCCGCTGGCACTGGCCGGCCTCGGTCTCGGCGCCCTCGCGACGGCCGGGGTGCTGCGGGTCGCGATCGAGATCGCGGTCCCCGAGCTGACCGAGCGGGCCGAGTCGAAGTCGCCGTTCGCCCGGGCGGTCCAGCCGCTGCTGGTCGACCGCGCGGCCGCATCGCTGACGGACTGGCTGGTCTGGATCGCGCTGGGCGGGGGTGCCGCCGTCGTCCTGGGGGTGCTCGGGCGACTGGTGTCCGGACGGCCCCGACGGGGCTGAGGTCTAGCGGCGGTGCGAGGCCGGACGCGGGGCCGTGGTCAGCGGTGTCTGCGCGCCGGCAGCAGCGTCGGTGTGGCCCTTGAGCGCAGCGGGGATCTCCTTGGCGGCTGCGATCGTCTTCTCCGGCGCCCGGATCTTCTTGAGCAGCCGGATGCCGACGAGGATCAGCAGCGCGACCAGCACCAGGTAGAAGCCGGCGACGATCAGGAACGCCCATGCGGGGTCGAGGCCCGCCATGACGATGAAGTACGCCGCCGCGATCGACAGCAGGACGATGATCAGCAGGCCGAAGAACGCGGACACCGCGATCATGCCGATACCGACGGCGCCGGCCTTCGCGCTGACGCGCAGCTCGCTCTTGGCAAGCTTGATGACGGTCTGGACCAGCAGGGCGATGTCGCGGCTGGCGTCGCCGACCAAGCGGCCGATGGTCGGTTCCTCCGGGGAGCTCATAGCGGGAGCCTACAAGTGTTCGGGCGGAGTGCGCAGGTCAGCGTCCGGCGATGGCCGCCACCACGCCGGCGTCGGACGCCTGCCACAGCAGGTTGCCACCGATCACGATCGCGAGCAGCATGCCGCCGGCCGTCAGATCGGTGCGAACCCGGCGGCGGGGCTCGGACTTCGGGGCGGACGGGGTGTTCGTGTTCTGCATGGCAGCACGGTGCCCCGCGCACATGAGATCAAACTGAACGCGGGGCACCCGTACGGGGCAGGCGTGAGCAAGGCCACACCTGCTGCGGCTAGTCGTCGTCGGTGGCGGCCTTCATCCCGGACGTGATCAGGTCCATGACGCCGGCGTCGGCCAGGGTCGTGGTGCTGCCGACCTCACGGTTCTCCGCGACGTCGCGCAGCAGCCGCCGCATGATCTTGCCCGAGCGAGTCTTGGGCAGCTCGGGGACGACCATGATCTGGCGCGGCTTCGCGATCGCACCGATGTGCTGGCCGACGTGGGCCCGCAGCTCGGCGACGATGTCCTCGCCCCCGTCGAGCGCCGAGTCCCGCAGGATCACGAACGCGACGACGGCCTGGCCGGTCGTGTCGTCGGTGGCTCCCACGACCGCCGCCTCGGCGACCTTCGGGTGGGACACCAGCGCGGACTCGATCTCGGTGGTCGACAGCCGGTGCCCCGAGACGTTCATGACGTCGTCGACGCGGCCGAGCAGCCAGATCGCCCCGTCCTCGTCCTTGCGGGCGCCGTCCCCGGCGAAGTAGTACTGCGGCCAGCGCGACCAGTAGGTCTTCTTGTAGCGCTCGTCATCGCCCCAGATCGTGCGGAGCATCGACGGCCAGGGCTCGGTGATGACCAGGTAGCCGCCCTCGCCGTTGTCGACCGGGTTGCCGGCGTCGTCGACGACCTCGGCCGAGATGCCGGGGATGGGGGTCATCGCCGATCCCGGCTTGCCTGCCGTGACGCCCGGCAGGGGGCTGATCATGTGGGCGCCGGTCTCGGTCTGCCACCAGGTGTCGACGATCGGGGTCCGCCCGCCGCCGATGTTCTCGCGGTACCAGACGTACGCCTCGGGGTTGATCGACTCGCCCACCGAGCCCAGGATGCGCAGGCTGGACAGGTCGGACTTCGCCGGGATCTCGTCGCCCCACTTCATGAAGGTGCGGATGGCGGTGGGGGCGGTGTAGAAGAGCGAGACCTTGTACTTCTCGATGATCTCCCACCAGCGGCCCTTGTGGGGGGTGTCCGGGGTGCCCTCGTAGAGCACCTGTGTCGCGCCGTTCGCGAGCGGGCCGTAGACGATGTAGGAGTGCCCGGTGACCCAGCCGACGTCGGCGGTGCACCAGTAGACGTCGTCCGGCTTGTGGTCGAACACCGCCCAGAACGTCCACGCCGACTGCACGAGGTATCCGCCGGTGGTGTGCAGGATTCCCTTGGGGTTCCCGGTCGTGCCGGAGGTGTACATGACGTACAGGGGGTGCTCGGCGTCGAACATCTCCGGCGTGTGCTCGGTCGATGCCTTGTCGACGGTGTCGTGCCACCACACGTCGCGTCCCTCGGTCCAGTCGACCTCCTGCCCGGTGCGGCGCACGACCAGGACGCCGGTGACGTCCGGACACTTCTCGAGGGCCTCGTCGACCGCGGGCTTGAGGGCGGACGGCGCGCCGCGGCGGAAGCCGCCGTCGGCCGTGATGACGACCTTCGCATCGCAGTCCAGGATGCGGCTGCTGAGGGCGTCGGCGCTGAAGCCGCCGAAGACCACGGTGTGGGGAGCGCCGAGGCGGGCGCACGCCAGCATCGCGATGACCGCCTCGGGGATCATCGGCAGGTAGATCGCGACCCGGTCGCCGGCCCGGAGGCCGAGGTCGGTCAGCGCGTTCGCGGCCTGGGACACCAGGTCCTTGAGCTCGGCGTAGGTGATGTCGCGGGTGTCGTCGTCGGGCTCGCCGACGAAGTGCAGCGCGACCCGGTCGCCGTTGCCGGCCTCGACGTGCCGGTCCACGCAGTTGTAGGCCGCATTGAGCTTGCCCCCGACGAACCACTTCGCGAACGGGGCATTCGACCAGTCGAGCACCTCGGTGAACGGGGTGTCCCAGTCCAGGCGTGCCGCCTGCTCGCCCCAGAAGGCGAGGCGGTCGGCTGCGGCCGTCTCGTACACGTCGGCCGTGACGTTGGCGTGCGCCGCGAGGTCCTCCGGAGGAGGAAACGTCCGGTCCTCCGTGGACAGGTTGCTGATGTTCTGCTCGTTCACCGGTGGCTCCTTGGATCGGTTCGTCATCGCATGCATTGTGTCTCACGTCACCTCGAGGGTCATCCCGGGCGGGCCGCAGAGCGTCCGCCCGGGATGACGTCCCGGTCTATTTCTCGGAGCCGGCCCCCGTCATCGAGCGGACGTCGAGCTCGACGTAGCGGGCCTCCGCATCGGAGTCCCGGGCGGTGATGGTGCCGAGCCAGCCGAAGAAGAAGCCCAGCGGGATCGAGATGATGCCCGGATTCGCCAGCGGGAACCAGCTGAAGTCCGCTCCGGTGATCATCGCGGTCTCCGAGCCCGACACGACCGGCGAGAAGATCACCAGGCCGACGCACGAGATGAGTCCGCCGTAGATGCTCCACACCGCCCCGCGGGTGTTGAACCGGCGCCAGAACAGGTTGAACAGCAGCGCCGGCAGGTTCGCCGAGGCGGCGACGGCGAAGGCCAGCGCCACCAGGAAGGCGATGTTGAGCTTCTGGGCCGGGATCGACAGCGCGATCGCGACACCGCCGATCACGAAGGCGGCGATACGGGCCACCTTGACCTCCTGCTTCTCGGTGACCTTGCCCTTCTGCCAGACATTGGCGTACAGGTCGTGCGCCACCGACGAGGCCGATGTCAGGGTGAGCCCGGCGACGACCGCCAGGATCGTGGCGAAGGCGACCGCCGAGATCAGGGCCAGCAGCACGGCGCCCCCGGTCGAGCCGGAACCGCCGCCGACGGCCTCGGCCAGCAGCGGCGAGGCCAGGTTGCCGCCGGAGTCGACGATGTCCTGCTTCTTGTCGCCCTTGACCAGTGCGGCCGCACCGAAGCCCAGCACGAGGGTCATCAGGTAGAACGAGCCGATCAGGCCGATCGCCCAGAGCACCGACTTGCGGGCCTGGCGGGCGGTCGGGACGGTGTAGAAGCGGATCAGGATGTGCGGCAGCCCTGCGGTGCCCAGCACGAGCGCCAGGCCAAGGGAGATGAAGTCGATCTTGGACTCCGTCGACACGCCGTACTTGAGACCGGGCTCCAGGAATGCCTTGCCGGCGCCGCTCTCCTCGGCCGCGGTGCCGAGCATGTCGCTGATGTTGAAGTCGAACTTCGCGAGCACCAGCACCGTGATCAGGATCGTGCCGACCATCAGCAGGACGGCCTTGACGATCTGCACCCAGGTGGTGCCCTTCATGCCGCCCACGACGACGTAGAAGATCATCAGGATGCCGACGGCCACGATCGTCAGGTTCTTGGCGGTCTCGCTGTCGACGCCCAGCAGCAGGGCCACCAGCGCGCCGGCGCCCACCATCTGGGCCAGCAGGTAGAAGATCGACACCACCACGGTGGAGGTCGCGGCCGCGGTGCGGACCGGGCGCTGACGCATCCGGAAGGCGAGCTGGTCGGCCATCGTGAAGCGGCCGGAGTTGCGCAGCAGCTCGGCCACCAGCAGCAGGGCCACGAGCCAAGCGACCAGGAAGCCGATCGAGTACAGGAAGCCGTCGTATCCCGACAGCGCGATCGCGCCGGAGATGCCCAGGAACGAGGCGGCCGACATGTAGTCGCCGGCCACGGCGAATCCGTTCTGGGCGCCGGAGAAGCTGCGCCCGCCGGCGTAGTAGTCGGCCGCGGTCTTGGTGTTGCGGCTGGCCCAGAACGTGATGGCGACCGTGATCAGCACGATCACGACGAACAGCGAGCCGGTCAGCAGCTGGTTGCTGCCATCGCCCTCGTCGGCGGCCTGCAGGAGGGTTGCGGCGCTCATCGCTCGATCTCCTGCTCGTACTCGTCACGCAGGCGATCGGCGATGGGATCCATGCGCCGCGCCGCGAACAGTGCGTACCAGATCGCGATCCCGAAGGTCGTCACGAACTGCAGCAGCCCGAACACGAGGGCCACGTTGATGTTGCCGAACAGGACATGGCCCATGAATCCGCCCGCGTAGTTCGAGAGCAGGACGTACAGCAGGTACCAGGCCATGAAGGCGATGGTCAGCGGGACGACGAATCCGAAGTACGACTTCTTCAGCTGTGCGAAGTCCTCGGAGGCATGGATGCGTTGATAGGCCTCGTGGGCCTCGACGGAGATCTTCTCGCTCACAGGTCTCACCACTTTCTGACGGGGGCGGTCTGGCGGGGACGGTTCCCGGCAGCGCTGCGCCGAGTGGTGCAGACGGTAGGCAACCGCCGCGATGTGGGCCAGATCACTGGAGGGCGTTGCGGTGGGCCACCGTGCCCGTGCGGTGGGCGGTCGTCGCGCTGCGCCGAACGGTCGTCCTGGGACGACGAACGGTTGCGTCTAGTCCTGGCGCTCGACGTCCACGTGCTCGGGGGTGTGCAGGCGGACCATCGTGCGCGACACGTTGCCGGGCACGGCGTCGCGGGTGAGCAGCGAGACGCCGATCATCAGGCCGAAGCCGATCGGGACGGTCCACGCCGCCGGCTGGCTCATCAGCACGCCCAGCCACCCGTCCGGTCCCCACACGATCGTCAGCACGGGCGCGATGCCGGCGCACAGGCCGCCACCGATCATCCCCGCGATGGCCCCGTGCGCGGTCAGCCCGCGCCACCAGATGCCCAGCACGAGCAGGGGGCAGAACGTGGACGCCGCCAGCGCGAAGGCGAAGGTGACCGAGTTGGCCACCGAGATGCGTTCGGCCGACAGGGCGAGGACCAGCGGGACCAGGATGCCCCCGGCGGCGGCCAGCCGCAGGGCCGTGATGGTGCTGAGGCGCCGGCCCGGGCGCTGCTCGGAGCGGGCCAGCCCCTGCCCGAGGACCCCGGCGATCGACATCGTCAGGCCGGACGACGTGGACAGGAAGGCCGCGAACGCCCCCGCCGTGAGCAGCGCCGCCAGCAGCTCGCCGGTGCTGCCGCCCAGCATGCGCGACGGGAGCTCCAGCACCACGGTGTCGGTGCGGCCCGCGGCCAGCAGGTCGCCGGCGTAGATGCGCCCCAGGACCCCGTAGATCGTCGGCAGGAGGTAGAAGGTGCCGAGCAGCGCCAGCACGATCAGCGTCGTGCGGCGCGCCGCGCGGCCGTCCGGGTTGGTGTAGAACCGCACCACGACGTGCGGCAGGCCCATCGTGCCCAGGAAGGTCGCGATCATGACCGAGTACGTCAGGTACAGGCCGGTGGCGTCGGTGCGGCCCAGCGGGGTGAACCAGTCCTGCGGCGCGACCGGGGACGGGCGGCCGTCGCTGGACCAGGCGTGCAGCAGGAAGAACACCGGGATCAGCAGGGCGGTGAGCTTCAGCCAGTACTGGAAGGCCTGCACGAAGGTGATGCTGCGCATGCCGCCCGAGACGACGTTGATGACCACGATCACCGCGACGAGCACCGTGCCGGCCCAGGTCGGGGCGCCGGTCACGGTGCGCAGCGTCAGCCCTGCGCCCTGGAACTGCGGGATGAGGTACAGCCAGCCGACCGCCACGACCAGGACGCTGGCCACCTCCCGCACCCGCACGGACTGCAGCCTGACCTGGGCGAAGTCCGGGATCGTGTAGGCGCCGGAGCGGCGCAGCGGGGCCGCCACGAACACCAGCAGCATCAGGTAGCCGGTGGTCCAGCCGATCGGGTACCAGAGCATGTCTGCCCCGTAGGCCAGCACGAGGCCGGCCACGCCGAGGAAGGAAGCCGCCGACAGGTACTCGCCGCCGATCGCGGAGCTGTTCCAGACCGGGCTGACCGATCGCGAGGCGACGTAGAAGTCGCTCGTGGTCCGGCTGAACCGCAGGCCGAACGCCCCGATGCCGAGCGTCGCGACGGCCACGAGGGCGACGGCCACGATGCCGTAGGTGGTGCTCACGGACGGCGGGCCTCGTCAGGATGCTGGGGATCGACCAGCTGGCTGAAGTCCCGCTCCGCGCGTTCTGCCTGGCGGATGTAGACCCAGCCCAGGCCGAACAGGCCCGGATAGACCAGGACGCCCAGGATCACCCAGGGCGCCGGCACCCCCAGCACCCGGAACTCGGTCACGGCGTCGGACAGCAGGAAGACCAGTGGCAGCGCGCCGATCGACAGCATCAGTGTGAGGGCCACGGTCAGCGCGGCCCGCAGCTGCGACCGGATGAGGGAGCGCATGTAGATCTCGCCGACCCCGGTCGACTCGTCGATCTCCTGGCGCACGCTGCGCCGCACGTGGGTCGGGGCGGAGGTCAGCGGGCTCGTGACGCGCACCCGTCCCGGGTGGGCCGCCGGCGGCTGGGGTGGCTCGGTCACAGCGCGCGTTCGTGGATCAGGTCGCGCAGGGCGCGCGTGTGCCGCCGCGCCACCGGCAGCTCGAGCAAGGAGGTCCCGGAGGGAACCAGGACGCTGCACCGCCCGGCCTGCGCGCGGATCTCCCGCACGTGCGCCAGGTTGACCACGATGCTGCGGTGGACCCGTACGAAGCCCGCCTCGGCCCACTGGTCGGCCAGGACGCCCAGTGGCGTCCGGACCAGGTGGCTGGCGCAGTCCTCGAGGTGCAGCCGCACGTAGTCGCCCTGCGCCTCGGCATGGG includes these proteins:
- a CDS encoding phage holin family protein, with protein sequence MSSPEEPTIGRLVGDASRDIALLVQTVIKLAKSELRVSAKAGAVGIGMIAVSAFFGLLIIVLLSIAAAYFIVMAGLDPAWAFLIVAGFYLVLVALLILVGIRLLKKIRAPEKTIAAAKEIPAALKGHTDAAAGAQTPLTTAPRPASHRR
- the acs gene encoding acetate--CoA ligase, which translates into the protein MTNRSKEPPVNEQNISNLSTEDRTFPPPEDLAAHANVTADVYETAAADRLAFWGEQAARLDWDTPFTEVLDWSNAPFAKWFVGGKLNAAYNCVDRHVEAGNGDRVALHFVGEPDDDTRDITYAELKDLVSQAANALTDLGLRAGDRVAIYLPMIPEAVIAMLACARLGAPHTVVFGGFSADALSSRILDCDAKVVITADGGFRRGAPSALKPAVDEALEKCPDVTGVLVVRRTGQEVDWTEGRDVWWHDTVDKASTEHTPEMFDAEHPLYVMYTSGTTGNPKGILHTTGGYLVQSAWTFWAVFDHKPDDVYWCTADVGWVTGHSYIVYGPLANGATQVLYEGTPDTPHKGRWWEIIEKYKVSLFYTAPTAIRTFMKWGDEIPAKSDLSSLRILGSVGESINPEAYVWYRENIGGGRTPIVDTWWQTETGAHMISPLPGVTAGKPGSAMTPIPGISAEVVDDAGNPVDNGEGGYLVITEPWPSMLRTIWGDDERYKKTYWSRWPQYYFAGDGARKDEDGAIWLLGRVDDVMNVSGHRLSTTEIESALVSHPKVAEAAVVGATDDTTGQAVVAFVILRDSALDGGEDIVAELRAHVGQHIGAIAKPRQIMVVPELPKTRSGKIMRRLLRDVAENREVGSTTTLADAGVMDLITSGMKAATDDD
- a CDS encoding solute symporter family protein, yielding MSAATLLQAADEGDGSNQLLTGSLFVVIVLITVAITFWASRNTKTAADYYAGGRSFSGAQNGFAVAGDYMSAASFLGISGAIALSGYDGFLYSIGFLVAWLVALLLVAELLRNSGRFTMADQLAFRMRQRPVRTAAATSTVVVSIFYLLAQMVGAGALVALLLGVDSETAKNLTIVAVGILMIFYVVVGGMKGTTWVQIVKAVLLMVGTILITVLVLAKFDFNISDMLGTAAEESGAGKAFLEPGLKYGVSTESKIDFISLGLALVLGTAGLPHILIRFYTVPTARQARKSVLWAIGLIGSFYLMTLVLGFGAAALVKGDKKQDIVDSGGNLASPLLAEAVGGGSGSTGGAVLLALISAVAFATILAVVAGLTLTSASSVAHDLYANVWQKGKVTEKQEVKVARIAAFVIGGVAIALSIPAQKLNIAFLVALAFAVAASANLPALLFNLFWRRFNTRGAVWSIYGGLISCVGLVIFSPVVSGSETAMITGADFSWFPLANPGIISIPLGFFFGWLGTITARDSDAEARYVELDVRSMTGAGSEK
- a CDS encoding DUF485 domain-containing protein → MSEKISVEAHEAYQRIHASEDFAQLKKSYFGFVVPLTIAFMAWYLLYVLLSNYAGGFMGHVLFGNINVALVFGLLQFVTTFGIAIWYALFAARRMDPIADRLRDEYEQEIER
- a CDS encoding sodium/solute symporter, which translates into the protein MSTTYGIVAVALVAVATLGIGAFGLRFSRTTSDFYVASRSVSPVWNSSAIGGEYLSAASFLGVAGLVLAYGADMLWYPIGWTTGYLMLLVFVAAPLRRSGAYTIPDFAQVRLQSVRVREVASVLVVAVGWLYLIPQFQGAGLTLRTVTGAPTWAGTVLVAVIVVINVVSGGMRSITFVQAFQYWLKLTALLIPVFFLLHAWSSDGRPSPVAPQDWFTPLGRTDATGLYLTYSVMIATFLGTMGLPHVVVRFYTNPDGRAARRTTLIVLALLGTFYLLPTIYGVLGRIYAGDLLAAGRTDTVVLELPSRMLGGSTGELLAALLTAGAFAAFLSTSSGLTMSIAGVLGQGLARSEQRPGRRLSTITALRLAAAGGILVPLVLALSAERISVANSVTFAFALAASTFCPLLVLGIWWRGLTAHGAIAGMIGGGLCAGIAPVLTIVWGPDGWLGVLMSQPAAWTVPIGFGLMIGVSLLTRDAVPGNVSRTMVRLHTPEHVDVERQD